A genomic region of Halopelagius longus contains the following coding sequences:
- a CDS encoding ferredoxin, translating to MSESDESGDGPLRPSDIGDDENAPPVEEKPYKIIFEANKCFAAGRCAEVADNWEMDLATNLAKPKSYFIGEDELEENVRAAEVCPAKKERGVIHVVDRRTDEEIAPDPNGDGTLSVDW from the coding sequence ATGAGTGAGTCCGACGAGTCCGGGGATGGACCGCTTCGCCCGAGCGACATCGGCGACGACGAGAACGCCCCGCCGGTCGAGGAGAAGCCCTACAAGATAATCTTCGAGGCGAACAAGTGCTTCGCGGCCGGGCGGTGCGCGGAAGTCGCCGACAACTGGGAGATGGACCTCGCGACGAACCTGGCGAAGCCGAAGTCGTACTTCATCGGCGAAGACGAACTGGAGGAGAACGTCCGGGCGGCGGAAGTCTGTCCCGCGAAGAAGGAACGCGGCGTCATCCACGTCGTGGACCGACGGACGGACGAGGAGATAGCGCCCGACCCGAACGGCGACGGGACCCTCAGCGTGGACTGGTAA
- a CDS encoding peptidylprolyl isomerase produces MVDESAMENPENPVATLQTNRGDIVVELFEQRAPRTVENFVGLATGEKEWSDPETGETRTDSLYDGTVFHRIIEGFMIQGGDPEGTGRGGPGYTFDDEFHDELNHDEAGKLSMANRGPNTNGSQFFITLDAQPHLDGKHAVFGQVIEGMDVVEEIGSLPTDRNDEPMKDVVLESVEIEE; encoded by the coding sequence ATGGTAGACGAATCCGCGATGGAGAACCCCGAGAATCCGGTTGCGACGCTCCAGACGAACCGCGGCGACATCGTCGTCGAACTGTTCGAGCAACGCGCCCCGCGGACCGTCGAGAACTTCGTCGGCCTCGCGACGGGCGAGAAGGAGTGGAGCGACCCGGAGACGGGCGAAACGCGGACGGACTCGCTGTACGATGGCACGGTGTTCCACCGCATCATCGAGGGGTTCATGATTCAGGGCGGCGACCCCGAGGGGACCGGCCGCGGCGGCCCGGGCTACACCTTCGACGACGAGTTCCACGACGAACTCAACCACGACGAGGCGGGGAAACTGTCGATGGCGAACCGCGGGCCGAACACGAACGGGTCGCAGTTCTTCATCACCCTCGACGCCCAACCGCACCTCGACGGCAAGCACGCCGTCTTCGGGCAGGTCATCGAGGGGATGGACGTCGTCGAGGAGATCGGTAGCCTCCCGACGGACCGCAACGACGAACCCATGAAGGACGTCGTCCTCGAATCCGTCGAGATAGAGGAGTAA
- a CDS encoding succinylglutamate desuccinylase/aspartoacylase family protein produces the protein MHTAETLTLARLPSGVPVQTTVHTYGDGDASDGDSAGGQPASGDGPTLYVQAAQHGREVNGTEVLRRLHERLDHDAVSGTLVAVPVADPLTFDRVSYTTPEELDSVNSNMNRVWPGDAEGSLHERMAAALWEYAGEADAIVDLHTGSPEMLTHTVYLKGNNESRRLAAAFGADLLLAEAAGDEADVEWSERNFGGKLRVAATREGIPSITPELAHSKQLVEPAIETGVRGVQNVMKELGMLPGDPEIPSDLRTARNHLGRVTASDSGLFHPGPDTALGETVEAGDHLGRVYDPTTYEVLQEVTADRAGFVYSVAREATVTAGETLVGVALPLRDGVE, from the coding sequence ATGCACACGGCCGAGACTCTCACCCTCGCGCGCTTGCCCTCCGGCGTCCCGGTGCAGACGACCGTCCACACGTACGGGGACGGCGACGCCTCCGACGGAGATTCGGCGGGCGGCCAACCCGCGTCCGGCGACGGCCCGACGCTGTACGTCCAAGCCGCCCAGCACGGCCGCGAGGTCAACGGGACGGAAGTCCTCCGCCGCCTCCACGAACGACTCGACCACGACGCCGTCTCCGGAACGCTCGTGGCCGTCCCCGTCGCAGACCCCCTCACGTTCGACCGCGTCTCCTACACGACGCCGGAGGAACTCGACTCGGTCAACTCCAACATGAACCGCGTCTGGCCGGGCGACGCCGAGGGGTCGCTCCACGAACGGATGGCGGCGGCTCTCTGGGAGTACGCCGGCGAGGCGGACGCGATCGTCGATCTACACACTGGCAGCCCCGAGATGCTCACCCACACCGTCTACCTCAAGGGGAACAACGAGTCCCGACGGCTGGCGGCGGCGTTCGGCGCGGACCTCCTGTTGGCGGAGGCCGCCGGCGACGAGGCGGACGTGGAGTGGTCCGAGCGGAACTTCGGCGGGAAGCTCCGCGTCGCGGCCACCCGAGAGGGCATCCCCTCCATCACCCCCGAACTGGCCCACAGCAAGCAACTGGTCGAACCCGCCATCGAAACCGGCGTCCGCGGCGTACAGAACGTCATGAAGGAACTCGGGATGCTCCCGGGCGACCCGGAGATACCCTCGGACCTGCGGACGGCGCGGAACCACCTCGGACGCGTCACCGCCTCGGATTCGGGACTGTTCCACCCCGGCCCCGACACCGCCCTCGGCGAGACGGTGGAGGCGGGCGACCACCTCGGACGCGTCTACGACCCGACGACCTACGAGGTGCTACAGGAGGTGACGGCGGACCGCGCGGGCTTCGTCTACTCCGTCGCGCGCGAGGCGACGGTCACCGCGGGCGAGACGCTCGTCGGCGTCGCGCTTCCGCTACGCGACGGCGTGGAGTGA
- a CDS encoding aldo/keto reductase: MEYTNLGNTGLEVSRLCMGCLNFGTEQPWMLHDVEEAQEVIDRALELGINFFDTANAYSGGESEEILGEAVAERDREELVLATKVYFPMREGPNGGGLSRKHVLDQAHASLDRLDTDYIDLYQIHRWDENTPIAETLSALDRLVEEGVVRYVGASTMPAWKLMKALHEADVNNYERFVSMQCEYNLVDRHEEANVLPLCADQNLGVIPWSPLAGGFLTGKYERGEDPDEGRAATDEFMEKRFTDENWAVLDVVEELAEEKDATEAQVSLAWLLHKELVDAPIVGPRTVEHLEDNVGALDVELTDEEMERLEEPITPVWNPDIGDV; encoded by the coding sequence ATGGAGTACACGAACCTCGGGAACACGGGGCTGGAAGTGTCGCGACTGTGCATGGGGTGTCTGAACTTCGGAACCGAACAGCCGTGGATGCTCCACGACGTAGAGGAGGCACAGGAGGTCATCGACCGGGCGTTGGAACTCGGTATCAACTTCTTCGACACGGCGAACGCCTACTCGGGCGGCGAGAGCGAGGAGATTCTCGGCGAAGCCGTCGCCGAACGCGACAGGGAGGAACTCGTCCTCGCGACGAAAGTGTACTTTCCGATGCGCGAGGGCCCGAACGGGGGCGGCCTCTCCCGGAAGCACGTCCTCGACCAGGCGCACGCCAGTTTAGACCGCCTCGACACCGACTACATCGACCTCTATCAGATCCACCGCTGGGACGAGAACACGCCCATCGCGGAGACGCTCTCGGCGTTGGACCGCCTCGTCGAAGAGGGGGTCGTCCGCTACGTCGGCGCGAGTACGATGCCGGCGTGGAAACTGATGAAAGCGCTGCACGAGGCGGACGTGAACAACTACGAGCGGTTCGTCTCGATGCAGTGCGAGTACAACCTCGTGGACCGCCACGAGGAGGCGAACGTCCTCCCCCTCTGTGCGGACCAGAACCTCGGCGTGATTCCGTGGTCGCCGCTCGCCGGCGGCTTCCTCACCGGGAAGTACGAACGCGGGGAGGACCCCGACGAGGGCCGAGCGGCGACGGACGAGTTCATGGAGAAGCGGTTCACCGACGAGAACTGGGCGGTCCTCGACGTGGTCGAGGAACTCGCCGAGGAGAAGGACGCGACGGAAGCGCAGGTGTCGCTCGCGTGGTTACTGCACAAGGAACTGGTGGACGCGCCCATCGTCGGCCCGCGAACCGTCGAACACCTCGAAGACAACGTCGGCGCACTCGACGTGGAACTCACGGACGAGGAGATGGAGCGGTTAGAAGAGCCGATAACGCCCGTCTGGAACCCGGACATCGGCGACGTGTGA